One Burkholderia cepacia genomic window carries:
- the fdnG gene encoding formate dehydrogenase-N subunit alpha → MLQMSRRQFLKVTATSLAGSSLALMGFSPSEALAEVRQYKLARTVETRNTCPYCSVGCGILMYSLGDGAKNAQPSIIHIEGDPDHPVNRGTLCPKGASLIDFIHSPNRLTHPEYRAPGSDKWEPISWNDALDRIAKLMKADRDANFVETAEDGAKVNRWLTTGMLAASAGSNEVGYLTHKTIRSLGMLAFDNQARVUHGPTVAGLAPTFGRGAMTNHWVDIKNADVILVMGGNAAEAHPCGFKWVTEAKAHRKARLIVVDPRFTRTASVADYYAPIRTGTDIVFLGGVINYLLTNDKIQHEYVKNYTDFSFIVREDFAFNDGIYSGYDAEKHAYPDKSSWDYERGDDGFVKVDPTLQHPRCVYNLLKQHYARYTQDMVQQVCGTPKEKFLKVCEMLATTAVPGRAGTVLYALGWTHHSIGAQIIRTGAMVQLLLGNIGIAGGGMNALRGHSNIQGLTDLGLMSNLLPGYMTLPMQAEQDFDGYIKKRVQQPLRPNQLSYWKNYKAFHVSFMKSWWGDAATAENNWAYDYLPKLDKQYDLLQAIELMNAGKMNGYICQGFNPLAAAPSKVKTAAGLAKLKWLVIMDPLATETSEFWKHHGDYNDVDASKIQTEVFRLPTTCFAEENGSLVSSSRVLQWHWKGAEPPGEARSDLEIMSGLFLRMRKMYQTDGGKYPDPIVNLTWPYANPESPTPEELAMEFNGRALADLPDPKDPARTLVKKGEQLAAFAQLKDDGTTASGCWIFCGAWTQAGNQMGRRDNSDPTGIGQTLNWAWAWPANRRILYNRASCDVSGKPFDPTRKLIGWNGSGWKGADIPDFKADEPPENGMGPFIMNPEGVARFFARAGMNEGPFPEHYEPFETPIGTNPLHPNNPLALNNPAARVFPDDRASFGQAPEFPHAATTYRLTEHFHYWTKHARLNSIIQPEQFVEIGEDLAKEVGVVHGDRVKVSSKRGYIIAVALVTKRIKPLTVDGKKVQTVGVPLHWGFKGLTKPGYLANTLTPSVGDGNSYTPEFKSFLVKVEKA, encoded by the coding sequence ATGCTACAAATGTCCCGGCGCCAGTTCCTGAAGGTGACGGCTACGTCGCTTGCCGGATCGAGTCTAGCCCTGATGGGCTTCTCTCCGTCCGAAGCGCTCGCCGAAGTCCGACAGTACAAGCTGGCGCGCACCGTCGAAACGCGCAATACCTGTCCTTACTGTTCAGTGGGTTGCGGCATCCTGATGTACAGCCTCGGAGACGGCGCGAAGAACGCGCAGCCGAGCATCATCCACATCGAAGGCGATCCCGACCATCCCGTCAATCGCGGCACGCTGTGCCCGAAGGGTGCAAGCCTGATCGACTTCATCCACAGCCCGAACCGCCTGACGCACCCCGAGTATCGCGCGCCCGGCTCGGACAAGTGGGAACCGATCTCGTGGAACGACGCGCTCGACCGCATCGCGAAGCTGATGAAGGCCGACCGCGACGCGAACTTCGTCGAGACGGCGGAGGACGGTGCGAAGGTCAACCGCTGGCTGACGACCGGCATGCTGGCCGCGTCGGCGGGCAGCAACGAGGTCGGCTACCTGACGCACAAGACCATCCGCAGTCTGGGGATGCTCGCATTCGACAATCAGGCGCGTGTCTGACATGGCCCGACGGTGGCAGGTCTTGCCCCGACGTTTGGCCGTGGAGCGATGACGAACCATTGGGTCGACATCAAGAACGCGGACGTGATTCTCGTGATGGGCGGCAATGCAGCCGAGGCCCATCCGTGCGGTTTCAAGTGGGTAACGGAGGCGAAGGCGCACCGCAAGGCGCGGCTGATCGTCGTCGACCCGCGCTTTACGCGTACGGCCTCGGTGGCCGACTACTACGCGCCGATCCGCACCGGCACCGACATCGTCTTCCTGGGCGGTGTGATCAACTATCTGCTGACGAACGACAAGATCCAGCATGAGTACGTGAAGAACTACACGGACTTCTCGTTCATCGTGCGCGAGGATTTCGCGTTCAACGACGGCATCTATTCCGGCTACGACGCGGAGAAACACGCGTACCCGGACAAATCGAGCTGGGACTACGAGCGCGGCGACGACGGCTTCGTGAAGGTCGACCCGACGCTGCAGCATCCGCGTTGCGTGTACAACCTGCTGAAGCAGCACTACGCGCGCTATACGCAGGACATGGTCCAGCAGGTCTGCGGCACGCCGAAGGAGAAGTTCCTGAAGGTGTGCGAGATGCTCGCGACCACCGCCGTTCCCGGCCGCGCCGGCACGGTGCTGTACGCGCTCGGCTGGACCCACCACTCGATCGGCGCGCAGATCATCCGCACCGGCGCGATGGTGCAGCTGCTGCTCGGCAACATCGGCATCGCCGGCGGCGGGATGAACGCGCTGCGCGGCCACTCGAACATCCAGGGGCTGACCGACCTCGGGCTGATGTCGAACCTGCTGCCGGGCTACATGACGCTGCCGATGCAGGCCGAGCAGGATTTCGACGGCTACATCAAGAAGCGCGTGCAGCAGCCGCTGCGGCCGAACCAGCTGAGCTACTGGAAGAACTACAAGGCCTTCCACGTCAGCTTCATGAAGTCCTGGTGGGGCGACGCGGCGACCGCCGAGAACAACTGGGCCTACGACTACCTGCCGAAGCTGGACAAGCAGTACGACCTGCTGCAGGCGATCGAGCTGATGAATGCCGGCAAGATGAACGGCTACATCTGCCAGGGCTTCAATCCGCTCGCGGCGGCGCCGTCGAAGGTGAAGACGGCGGCAGGGCTCGCGAAGCTGAAGTGGCTCGTGATCATGGATCCGCTCGCGACCGAGACGTCCGAGTTCTGGAAGCATCACGGCGACTACAACGACGTCGACGCGTCGAAGATCCAGACCGAGGTGTTCCGTCTGCCGACCACGTGCTTTGCGGAGGAAAACGGTTCGCTCGTGAGTTCGAGCCGCGTGCTGCAATGGCACTGGAAGGGCGCGGAGCCGCCGGGCGAAGCGCGTAGCGACCTCGAGATCATGTCGGGGCTGTTCCTGCGCATGCGCAAGATGTACCAGACGGACGGCGGCAAGTATCCGGACCCGATCGTCAACCTGACCTGGCCGTACGCGAACCCGGAAAGCCCGACGCCCGAAGAGCTCGCGATGGAGTTCAACGGTCGCGCGCTCGCCGATCTGCCCGATCCGAAGGATCCGGCCAGGACGCTCGTGAAGAAGGGCGAGCAACTGGCCGCGTTCGCGCAACTGAAGGACGACGGGACGACCGCGAGCGGCTGCTGGATCTTCTGCGGTGCGTGGACGCAGGCCGGCAACCAGATGGGCCGGCGCGACAACTCCGATCCGACCGGCATCGGCCAGACGCTGAACTGGGCGTGGGCCTGGCCGGCGAACCGGCGGATCCTGTACAACCGCGCATCGTGCGACGTGAGCGGCAAGCCGTTCGACCCGACCCGCAAGCTGATCGGCTGGAACGGCAGCGGGTGGAAGGGCGCCGACATCCCCGATTTCAAGGCGGACGAACCACCCGAAAACGGGATGGGGCCGTTCATCATGAATCCGGAGGGTGTCGCGCGCTTCTTCGCGCGTGCGGGGATGAACGAAGGCCCGTTCCCCGAGCACTACGAGCCGTTCGAAACGCCGATCGGCACGAACCCGCTGCATCCGAACAACCCGCTGGCGCTGAACAACCCGGCCGCCCGCGTGTTCCCGGACGATCGGGCGTCGTTCGGCCAGGCGCCGGAGTTCCCGCACGCGGCGACCACGTACCGGCTGACCGAGCATTTCCACTACTGGACCAAGCATGCGCGGCTGAACTCGATCATCCAGCCCGAGCAATTCGTCGAGATCGGCGAAGACCTCGCGAAGGAAGTCGGCGTCGTGCATGGCGATCGCGTGAAGGTGTCGTCCAAGCGCGGCTACATCATCGCGGTCGCCCTCGTCACGAAGCGGATCAAGCCGCTGACGGTCGACGGCAAGAAGGTCCAGACGGTCGGTGTCCCGTTGCACTGGGGCTTCAAGGGTCTGACGAAGCCCGGCTATCTCGCGAATACCCTGACTCCGTCCGTGGGTGACGGCAACTCCTATACACCGGAATTCAAGTCGTTCCTGGTGAAGGTCGAAAAGGCGTAA
- the fdxH gene encoding formate dehydrogenase subunit beta, translating into MALQSLDIKRVSATTTPPPTVREPVTGSVAKLIDVSKCIGCKACQTACMEWNDLRDEVGTNVGVYDNPADLTEHSWTVMRFAEYENPAGDLEWLIRKDGCMHCEDPGCLKACPSPGAIVQYNNGIVDFHEENCIGCGYCVTGCPFNVPRISKKDHRAYKCTLCSDRVAVGQEPACVKTCPTGAIVFGTKEDMKQHAAERIEDLKERGFEHAGLYDPQGVGGTHVMYVLHHADKPSLYHGLPDNPSISPMVKLWKGIAKPLAVAGIALTALAGFFHYVRVGPNEVSDEEESAARDEARRIKEDAK; encoded by the coding sequence ATGGCATTGCAATCGCTGGATATCAAGCGCGTCTCGGCCACCACGACGCCACCGCCCACGGTGCGCGAACCGGTGACCGGGAGCGTCGCGAAGCTGATCGACGTATCGAAGTGCATCGGCTGCAAGGCATGCCAGACGGCATGCATGGAGTGGAACGACCTGCGCGACGAAGTCGGCACCAACGTCGGCGTGTACGACAACCCGGCCGACCTGACCGAGCATTCGTGGACGGTCATGCGGTTCGCCGAATACGAGAACCCGGCGGGCGACCTCGAGTGGCTGATCCGCAAGGACGGCTGCATGCACTGCGAGGATCCGGGCTGCCTGAAGGCGTGCCCGTCGCCGGGTGCGATCGTGCAGTACAACAACGGGATCGTCGATTTCCACGAGGAGAACTGCATCGGTTGCGGCTATTGCGTGACCGGCTGCCCGTTCAACGTTCCGCGGATCTCGAAGAAGGATCATCGCGCGTACAAGTGCACGCTCTGTTCCGACCGCGTCGCGGTCGGCCAGGAACCGGCCTGCGTGAAGACCTGCCCGACGGGCGCGATCGTGTTCGGCACCAAGGAGGACATGAAGCAGCACGCGGCCGAGCGGATCGAGGACCTGAAGGAGCGCGGCTTCGAGCATGCGGGGCTGTACGACCCGCAGGGCGTCGGCGGCACCCACGTGATGTACGTGCTGCACCACGCCGACAAACCGTCGCTGTACCACGGGCTGCCCGACAACCCGTCGATCAGCCCGATGGTGAAGCTGTGGAAGGGCATCGCGAAACCGCTCGCGGTGGCCGGCATCGCGCTGACCGCGCTCGCCGGCTTCTTCCACTACGTCCGCGTCGGTCCGAACGAGGTGAGCGACGAAGAGGAATCGGCCGCGCGCGACGAGGCGCGACGCATCAAGGAGGACGCGAAATGA
- a CDS encoding formate dehydrogenase subunit gamma yields MNHDDPNLIVRYSANERTNHWITAITFVLLALSGLALFHPSMFWLTALFGGGQWTRILHPFVGLVMFVSFAILVVRFWHHNVLDRDDVQWLRQIDDVLANREDKLPEIGRYNAGQKLLFFTLVACLLLLLLSGVVIWRRYFSFYFPIGVIRLAAVVHAVAAFVLIVGIVTHIYAALWVKGSIGAMVRGTVTLGWARKHHPKWFRESVK; encoded by the coding sequence ATGAACCACGACGACCCGAACCTGATCGTCCGCTACTCGGCGAACGAGCGCACGAACCACTGGATCACCGCGATCACGTTCGTGCTGCTCGCGCTGTCCGGGCTCGCGCTGTTTCATCCGTCGATGTTCTGGCTGACCGCGCTGTTCGGCGGCGGCCAGTGGACGCGGATCCTGCATCCGTTCGTCGGACTCGTGATGTTCGTGTCGTTCGCGATCCTGGTCGTGCGCTTCTGGCATCACAACGTGCTCGACCGGGACGACGTGCAGTGGCTGCGCCAGATCGACGACGTGCTCGCGAACCGCGAGGACAAGCTGCCGGAGATCGGCCGCTATAACGCCGGGCAGAAGCTGCTATTCTTCACGTTGGTGGCGTGCCTGTTGCTGCTCCTGCTGTCGGGCGTCGTGATCTGGCGGCGCTACTTCTCGTTCTACTTCCCGATCGGGGTGATCCGGCTCGCGGCGGTAGTCCATGCCGTCGCGGCGTTCGTGCTGATTGTCGGCATCGTCACGCATATCTATGCGGCGTTGTGGGTGAAGGGCTCGATCGGCGCGATGGTGCGCGGCACCGTCACGCTGGGCTGGGCTCGCAAGCATCACCCGAAGTGGTTCCGTGAAAGCGTGAAGTAG
- the fdhE gene encoding formate dehydrogenase accessory protein FdhE: MTQRILEPTEISALDHSAIPRFRLPERATAFSARAARLRKLADLNPISGYLRLMAVVADAQHAVLQDFAAQMPSKEAIALAQQHSMPLIPALDGERNPQWRAVLYELLDRVEGAGLVNPQLAKLLDRLRLMAPAELDAQADAILALRFAEVDPATAPFLMAALQVVWTDLASRTRPADVPFLDQPGLCPVCGTHPVASVVRVGGQYQGYRFLQCGLCTTEWHMVRTKCSHCDSTKGIAYHGIEGGSEAVKAESCDECKTYRKIGYQDKDYEFEPLADDLASLTLDLLMNEAGYQRSSPNPLLWPEAPREG, encoded by the coding sequence GTGACTCAACGCATCCTCGAACCGACCGAGATATCGGCACTCGATCATTCGGCCATCCCGCGCTTTCGCCTGCCGGAGCGCGCCACCGCGTTCTCGGCGCGCGCCGCGCGCCTGCGCAAGCTGGCCGACCTGAACCCGATCAGCGGCTACCTGCGGCTGATGGCGGTGGTCGCGGACGCGCAGCATGCGGTGCTGCAGGACTTCGCCGCGCAGATGCCGTCGAAGGAAGCGATCGCGCTCGCGCAGCAGCATTCGATGCCGCTCATACCGGCGCTCGACGGCGAGCGCAACCCGCAATGGCGTGCCGTGCTGTACGAACTGCTCGACCGCGTCGAAGGCGCCGGGCTCGTCAACCCGCAGCTCGCGAAGCTGCTCGACCGGCTGCGCCTGATGGCGCCCGCCGAACTCGACGCGCAGGCCGACGCGATCCTCGCGCTGCGCTTCGCCGAAGTCGATCCGGCCACCGCGCCGTTCCTGATGGCCGCGCTGCAGGTCGTCTGGACGGACCTCGCGAGCCGCACGCGGCCGGCCGACGTGCCGTTCCTCGACCAGCCGGGCCTGTGCCCCGTGTGCGGCACGCATCCGGTCGCGAGCGTCGTGCGGGTCGGCGGCCAGTACCAGGGCTACCGTTTCCTGCAATGCGGGCTGTGCACGACCGAGTGGCACATGGTGCGCACGAAGTGCTCGCACTGCGATTCGACGAAGGGCATCGCGTATCACGGGATCGAGGGCGGCAGCGAAGCCGTCAAGGCCGAATCGTGCGACGAGTGCAAGACCTATCGCAAGATCGGTTATCAGGACAAGGACTACGAGTTCGAGCCGCTGGCGGACGATCTCGCGAGCCTCACGCTCGACCTGCTGATGAACGAGGCCGGCTACCAGCGCAGTTCGCCGAACCCGCTGCTGTGGCCTGAAGCGCCGCGCGAAGGTTGA
- the selA gene encoding L-seryl-tRNA(Sec) selenium transferase, producing MTEPGLNELNALLARVPSVERVLSSAPLQPLLADYGRTRVLNAVRAELERWRTDAQHDPARAEPLDEPRIAAAVARTLAAQSAGAVRTVFNLTGTVLHTNLGRALLPDDAVRAVVDALTRPVNLEFDLATGRRGDRDDLIDDLLCELTGAEAATVVNNNAAAVLLALSALATKREVVVSRGELVEIGGAFRIPDIMSRAGARLREVGTTNRTHPRDYAEAIGPRTALLMKVHCSNYAISGFTKETSLAELAPLAREHGLPVAVDLGSGTLADLTQWGLPHETTVQETVAAGANVVTFSGDKLLGGPQAGLIVGDRALIAKIKKHPLKRALRVGKLTLAALEPVLRLYQSPEFLRDRLTTLRLLTRPHGEIAAAAERVRPALQAALGSGFVVAVEPMFSQIGSGALPVDQLPSAGLVVRTADGKRGGRALAQLEKRLREWPRPVIGRVADNALRLDLRCLEAADEAAFVAQCVPLAGPAA from the coding sequence GTGACTGAACCAGGCCTCAACGAGCTGAACGCGCTGCTGGCGCGTGTGCCGTCGGTCGAGCGCGTGCTGTCGTCGGCGCCGCTGCAACCGCTGCTCGCCGACTACGGCCGTACGCGCGTGCTGAACGCGGTGCGCGCCGAGCTCGAACGTTGGCGTACCGACGCGCAGCACGATCCGGCGCGGGCCGAACCGCTCGACGAACCGCGCATCGCCGCGGCCGTCGCGCGCACGCTGGCCGCGCAGAGCGCGGGCGCGGTGCGCACCGTGTTCAACCTGACCGGCACCGTGCTGCACACGAACCTCGGGCGCGCGCTGTTGCCCGACGACGCGGTGCGCGCGGTGGTCGACGCGCTCACGCGCCCCGTGAACCTCGAATTCGACCTCGCCACGGGCCGCCGCGGCGATCGCGACGACCTGATCGACGATCTGCTGTGCGAACTGACGGGCGCGGAAGCCGCGACCGTCGTCAACAACAACGCGGCGGCCGTGCTGCTGGCGCTGTCGGCGCTGGCGACGAAGCGGGAAGTCGTCGTGTCGCGCGGCGAGCTGGTCGAGATCGGCGGCGCATTCCGCATTCCCGACATCATGAGCCGCGCGGGCGCCAGGCTGCGCGAGGTCGGCACGACCAACCGCACCCATCCGCGCGACTACGCGGAGGCAATCGGCCCGCGCACCGCGCTGCTGATGAAGGTGCATTGCAGCAACTACGCGATCAGCGGCTTCACGAAGGAGACGTCGCTCGCCGAACTCGCGCCGCTCGCGCGCGAGCACGGGCTGCCGGTCGCCGTCGATCTCGGCAGCGGCACGCTCGCCGACCTGACGCAATGGGGCCTGCCGCACGAGACGACCGTGCAGGAAACCGTCGCCGCCGGCGCAAACGTTGTCACGTTCAGCGGCGACAAGCTGCTTGGCGGGCCGCAGGCCGGCCTGATCGTCGGCGATCGCGCGCTGATCGCGAAGATCAAGAAACATCCGCTCAAGCGCGCGCTGCGCGTCGGCAAGCTCACGCTCGCGGCGCTCGAACCCGTGCTGCGCCTCTACCAGTCCCCCGAATTCCTGCGCGACCGGCTCACGACACTGCGCCTGCTGACGCGCCCGCACGGCGAGATCGCCGCGGCCGCCGAGCGCGTGCGTCCGGCGCTGCAGGCCGCGCTCGGCAGCGGTTTCGTCGTGGCGGTCGAGCCGATGTTCAGCCAGATCGGCAGCGGTGCGCTGCCGGTCGACCAGCTGCCGAGCGCCGGGCTCGTCGTGCGCACGGCGGACGGCAAGCGCGGCGGCCGCGCGCTTGCGCAGCTCGAGAAGCGGCTGCGCGAATGGCCGCGCCCGGTGATCGGCCGCGTGGCCGACAATGCACTGCGGCTCGACCTGCGCTGCCTCGAAGCGGCCGACGAGGCGGCGTTCGTCGCGCAATGCGTGCCGCTCGCGGGGCCCGCTGCATGA